One stretch of Niallia sp. XMNu-256 DNA includes these proteins:
- the trpB gene encoding tryptophan synthase subunit beta, with protein sequence MTSMEENRVKGYYGEFGGSFIPEDLQKAMDQIEEAFLRYKNDPEFLQEYEYYLKEYVGRENPLTYAENLTNKVGGAKIYLKREDLNHTGAHKINNVLGQILVAKKMGIKRIIAETGAGQHGVATATACALFGMECVIYMGKKDTERQALNVFRMELLGAKVVAVDKGEGHLAEAVDEALGDLMQNYKNTFYLIGSAVGPHPYPQMIKEFQAVISKESKKQILEKEGKLPTAVVACVGGGSNAIGAFAHYIEEPNVRLIGVEPAEAASLSKGVPAVLHGFNSYVLQDKDGNLLPTHSIAAGLDYQSVGPEHSYLRDSGRGEYVPVSGQEALEAFQILSQEEGIIPALESSHAVAYAMKLAKELSKDDIIIVNLSGRGDKDVEQVFEMLKK encoded by the coding sequence ATGACGAGTATGGAAGAGAATAGGGTAAAAGGCTATTATGGAGAATTCGGTGGCAGTTTTATACCAGAAGACCTTCAAAAAGCGATGGATCAAATTGAAGAGGCATTTTTACGTTATAAAAATGATCCTGAATTTCTACAAGAATATGAATATTATTTGAAAGAATATGTGGGTCGGGAAAACCCATTAACATACGCTGAAAACTTAACAAATAAAGTTGGCGGAGCCAAAATCTATCTGAAACGTGAAGATTTAAATCATACAGGTGCTCATAAGATTAATAATGTTTTAGGGCAAATTTTAGTGGCTAAGAAAATGGGAATTAAAAGAATTATTGCAGAAACTGGGGCAGGACAGCATGGGGTTGCAACTGCTACAGCATGTGCTTTGTTTGGCATGGAATGCGTGATTTATATGGGTAAAAAGGATACGGAAAGGCAAGCTCTTAATGTGTTCCGTATGGAATTGCTGGGAGCAAAGGTGGTGGCAGTAGATAAAGGTGAGGGTCACTTGGCAGAAGCAGTAGATGAGGCATTAGGTGATTTAATGCAAAACTACAAAAATACCTTCTATTTAATCGGTTCTGCGGTTGGGCCACATCCTTATCCACAGATGATTAAAGAATTCCAAGCGGTTATTAGTAAAGAATCAAAGAAACAAATTCTTGAAAAAGAAGGTAAGCTGCCAACTGCAGTTGTTGCTTGTGTTGGAGGCGGAAGTAATGCGATTGGTGCATTTGCTCACTATATCGAAGAACCAAATGTACGTCTAATCGGGGTAGAACCTGCAGAAGCTGCTTCTCTTTCAAAAGGAGTTCCGGCAGTTTTACATGGATTTAATAGCTATGTATTGCAAGATAAAGATGGAAATCTATTACCGACACATTCCATTGCTGCCGGCTTAGACTACCAAAGTGTTGGACCTGAACATAGTTATTTAAGAGATAGCGGCAGAGGCGAATATGTGCCTGTAAGCGGACAAGAAGCTTTGGAGGCTTTTCAAATCTTATCCCAAGAGGAAGGAATTATTCCTGCCCTTGAAAGTTCTCATGCAGTAGCCTATGCGATGAAATTGGCAAAAGAGTTATCAAAGGATGATATTATCATTGTTAACCTATCTGGACGTGGAGATAAAGACGTTGAACAGGTTTTTGAAATGCTAAAAAAATAG